Proteins encoded by one window of Pontibaca methylaminivorans:
- a CDS encoding oxidoreductase yields MANKRPAKYDILFEPIQIGPKTMRNRFHQSPHCIGAGTDRPGFQAAHRAIKAEGGWGAINTEYCSIHPESDDTMRVSARIWDEGDVRNLRAMTDEVHKFDCLAGIEMWYGGPHAPNMETRQTPRGPSQYSSEFETLTYCHAMDIDDIHQVQQFYVDAALRARDAGFDFVNVYGGHAYLPVQFLSPYHNKRTDGYGGSFENRARFWVETLEKVKKAVGHELAVASRFAIDTLYGPDGIEVEEDGLRFIELADDFVDVWDINIGDIAQWGEDAAPSRFYRQGHAIPWQKFVKKHSKKPVLGIGRFTDPEKMAEVIRNGELDIISAARPSIADPFLPEKIEQGRMDDIRTCIGCNVCISRWEIGGPPMICTQNATAGEEYRRSWHPEKFEPAKSDDSILVVGAGPAGSEAARVLLERGYVTHLVDSAEKIGGHVNDVATLPGLGEWGYHRDYREVQINKLLKKVKGSQLALGQKQLSADDVLSYGAEKVIIATGAKWNTNGVNPLSHDPVPGVDASRPDQVTPEQIFRGEKEIGKRVVILNSDAYYMAPSLAEQLAAKGHEVTIIDGVGLGNYMHFTLEYPNMRRRLTELKVNIIGEVWASRVEEGRIEYYDVWAEGSRREYRGPGKLPRDENKSHQWLEFDTLVLTTGRHSDDALFREVKARQNEWQDHGIKGIYVIGDAWAPKIMADATFDGHRIAREIEDQDPQYPLPYKREVISWGTAYQPGGEYRHEWRL; encoded by the coding sequence ATGGCCAACAAAAGGCCCGCGAAATACGACATCCTTTTCGAACCGATACAGATCGGCCCGAAGACGATGCGCAACCGTTTCCACCAGAGCCCGCACTGTATCGGCGCCGGTACCGACCGGCCCGGTTTCCAGGCGGCGCACCGCGCGATCAAGGCCGAAGGCGGCTGGGGCGCGATCAACACCGAATACTGCTCGATCCACCCCGAATCCGATGACACCATGCGCGTCTCGGCCCGGATCTGGGACGAGGGCGATGTGCGCAACCTGCGCGCCATGACCGACGAGGTGCACAAGTTCGACTGCCTCGCCGGGATCGAGATGTGGTATGGCGGCCCCCATGCCCCGAACATGGAGACGCGCCAGACCCCGCGCGGCCCGAGCCAGTATTCCTCGGAATTCGAGACGCTGACCTACTGCCATGCCATGGATATCGACGATATCCACCAGGTGCAGCAGTTCTATGTCGATGCAGCCCTGCGCGCGCGCGATGCCGGCTTCGACTTCGTGAACGTCTATGGCGGCCATGCCTATCTGCCGGTGCAGTTCCTGTCGCCCTATCACAACAAGCGCACCGACGGTTACGGCGGCTCCTTCGAGAACCGCGCCCGGTTCTGGGTCGAGACGCTCGAGAAGGTGAAGAAGGCGGTCGGGCACGAACTGGCGGTGGCCTCGCGCTTTGCCATCGACACGCTTTATGGCCCCGACGGTATCGAGGTCGAGGAAGACGGCCTGCGCTTCATCGAGCTGGCCGACGATTTTGTCGACGTCTGGGACATCAACATCGGCGACATCGCCCAGTGGGGCGAGGATGCCGCTCCGTCACGCTTCTATCGCCAGGGTCACGCCATTCCGTGGCAGAAATTCGTCAAGAAGCACTCTAAGAAGCCGGTTCTCGGCATCGGCCGCTTCACCGACCCGGAGAAGATGGCCGAGGTGATCCGCAACGGCGAGCTCGACATCATCAGCGCCGCGCGGCCCTCGATCGCCGACCCCTTCCTGCCCGAAAAGATCGAGCAGGGCCGGATGGACGACATCCGCACCTGCATCGGCTGCAACGTCTGCATCTCCCGCTGGGAGATCGGCGGCCCGCCGATGATCTGCACCCAGAACGCCACCGCCGGCGAGGAATACCGCCGCAGCTGGCACCCCGAGAAGTTCGAACCGGCGAAATCCGACGATTCCATCCTGGTGGTGGGCGCGGGCCCGGCCGGGTCCGAGGCGGCGCGGGTGCTGCTCGAGCGCGGCTATGTCACACACCTTGTTGACAGCGCCGAGAAGATCGGTGGCCATGTGAACGACGTTGCGACCCTGCCGGGGCTCGGCGAATGGGGCTATCACCGCGACTATCGCGAGGTTCAGATCAACAAGCTGCTGAAGAAGGTCAAGGGATCGCAGCTCGCGCTTGGCCAGAAGCAGCTGAGCGCCGACGACGTGCTGAGCTACGGCGCGGAAAAGGTGATCATCGCCACCGGTGCGAAGTGGAACACGAACGGGGTCAACCCGCTCAGTCACGATCCGGTGCCGGGCGTCGATGCCTCGCGTCCCGACCAGGTCACGCCGGAGCAGATCTTCCGCGGCGAAAAGGAGATCGGCAAGCGCGTCGTGATCCTGAACTCGGATGCCTATTACATGGCGCCCTCGCTCGCCGAACAGCTGGCGGCCAAGGGCCACGAGGTCACGATCATCGACGGTGTCGGGCTCGGGAACTACATGCATTTCACGCTGGAATACCCGAACATGCGCCGCCGCCTGACCGAGCTCAAGGTGAACATCATCGGCGAGGTCTGGGCCTCGCGCGTGGAGGAAGGCCGGATCGAATATTACGACGTCTGGGCCGAGGGCTCGCGCCGTGAATATCGCGGCCCCGGCAAGCTGCCGCGCGACGAGAACAAGAGTCACCAGTGGCTTGAGTTCGACACGCTGGTGCTGACCACCGGGCGCCATTCCGACGATGCGCTGTTCCGCGAGGTGAAGGCGCGCCAGAACGAATGGCAGGACCATGGCATCAAGGGCATCTATGTGATCGGCGATGCCTGGGCACCGAAGATCATGGCCGACGCGACCTTCGACGGGCACCGCATCGCCCGCGAGATCGAGGACCAGGATCCGCAGTACCCGCTGCCCTACAAGCGCGAGGTCATCTCCTGGGGCACCGCCTATCAGCCGGGTGGCGAATACAGACACGAATGGCGGCTCTGA